One genomic region from Nymphaea colorata isolate Beijing-Zhang1983 chromosome 10, ASM883128v2, whole genome shotgun sequence encodes:
- the LOC116262340 gene encoding 1,4-dihydroxy-2-naphthoyl-CoA thioesterase 1: protein MAEKPESKTAELDPPLHSMGFEIDIVSREKVSGRLKVGETCCQPFKVMHGGVSALIAEALASMGAHLSSGFQRVAGVQLSINHLKPANLGDLVEAEATPLNKGNRVQVWIVQLWKIDPLTQERSVLISTSTVTLLISLPIPENARDAATKLKKYAKL, encoded by the exons ATGGCAGAGAAGCCGGAAAGCAAGACCGCCGAGCTCGACCCACCCCTGCACTCCATGGGCTTCGAGATCGACATCGTCTCCCGGGAAAAGGTCAGCGGCCGGTTGAAGGTCGGGGAGACCTGCTGCCAG CCGTTCAAGGTGATGCACGGCGGAGTATCGGCTTTGATAGCGGAGGCGCTGGCGAGCATGGGGGCACACCTCTCGTCGGGGTTCCAGCGGGTGGCCGGAGTTCAGCTGAGCATCAACCACCTGAAGCCTGCCAACTTAGGAGACCTCGTCGAGGCAGAAGCCACCCCTCTCAACAAGGGCAACCGAGTTCAG GTGTGGATTGTACAACTGTGGAAGATCGACCCTTTGACGCAGGAGAGAAGCGTCCTCATCTCCACATCAACAGTCACTCTCTTGATCAGCCTACCAATTCCAGAAAATGCACGTGATGCTGCAACTAAATTGAAAAAGTATGCCAAATTGtag
- the LOC116262439 gene encoding guanosine deaminase isoform X1: MEEVNAVVEAKDGTISVASSFSGHHEAVQDRDHVFLSLAVEEAYRGVDCGDGGPFGAVVVRNNEVLVSCHNMVLKNTDPTAHAEVTAIREACKKVGQIELSECEIYASCEPCPMCFGAIHLSRIKRLVYGAKAEAAIAIGFDDFIADALRGTGFYQKANLEIKRADGNGAIIAEQVFEKTKEKFQMY, from the exons ATGGAAGAGGTTAATG cagTTGTGGAGGCCAAGGACGGTACCATCTCTGTAGCCTCATCTTTCTCTGGCCATCATGAAG CTGTTCAGGATAGGGATCATGTCTTCCTGTCGCTTGCTGTCGAAGAAGCATACCGTGGTGTTGATTGTGGAGACGGAGGGCCATTTGGTGCAGTCGTTGTTCGAAACAATGAAGTTCTTGTAAGCTGTCACAATATGGTTTTGAAGAACACCGATCCAACTGCACATGCAGAGGTCACTGCTATTAGAGAG gCATGTAAGAAGGTAGGGCAGATTGAGCTGTCAGAGTGTGAAATTTATGCATCTTGTGAGCCATGCCCTATGTGCTTTGGGGCAATTCACCTCTCACGCATTAAG AGGTTGGTCTATGGAGCTAAAGCAGAAGCTGCAATAGCAATTGGATTTGATGACTTCATAGCAGATGCATTGAGGGGCACTGGTTTCTACCAGAAAGCGAATCTGGAGATCAAGAGGGCCGATGGAAATGGTGCGATAATTGCTGAGCAAGTGTTTGAGAAAACCAAGGAAAAATTCCAAATGTACTGA
- the LOC116262439 gene encoding guanosine deaminase isoform X2 — protein MEEVNVVEAKDGTISVASSFSGHHEAVQDRDHVFLSLAVEEAYRGVDCGDGGPFGAVVVRNNEVLVSCHNMVLKNTDPTAHAEVTAIREACKKVGQIELSECEIYASCEPCPMCFGAIHLSRIKRLVYGAKAEAAIAIGFDDFIADALRGTGFYQKANLEIKRADGNGAIIAEQVFEKTKEKFQMY, from the exons ATGGAAGAGGTTAATG TTGTGGAGGCCAAGGACGGTACCATCTCTGTAGCCTCATCTTTCTCTGGCCATCATGAAG CTGTTCAGGATAGGGATCATGTCTTCCTGTCGCTTGCTGTCGAAGAAGCATACCGTGGTGTTGATTGTGGAGACGGAGGGCCATTTGGTGCAGTCGTTGTTCGAAACAATGAAGTTCTTGTAAGCTGTCACAATATGGTTTTGAAGAACACCGATCCAACTGCACATGCAGAGGTCACTGCTATTAGAGAG gCATGTAAGAAGGTAGGGCAGATTGAGCTGTCAGAGTGTGAAATTTATGCATCTTGTGAGCCATGCCCTATGTGCTTTGGGGCAATTCACCTCTCACGCATTAAG AGGTTGGTCTATGGAGCTAAAGCAGAAGCTGCAATAGCAATTGGATTTGATGACTTCATAGCAGATGCATTGAGGGGCACTGGTTTCTACCAGAAAGCGAATCTGGAGATCAAGAGGGCCGATGGAAATGGTGCGATAATTGCTGAGCAAGTGTTTGAGAAAACCAAGGAAAAATTCCAAATGTACTGA